The segment TTGCCGCTGGAGCAGTGGGCCATCAGGTTGGGGCTGGACTTGTCGATGTACTTGGTGATCGACAGGTCCTGGATGTTGACCTTGCCCGAGCCGCCGCCGCTGCCCATGTGCATGTTGCCGGACTGGGACATGCCCCAGCTCCAGTTCAGCACGTCGATTTCGTCCTTGTGGGCCTTGTCCTGGGACTCGCCCTTGATGTCGCCGATCTTGATGAAAATATCTACAGCCATGATGTCCTCGGGATTCCATGTCGGTTGACGGTACGGGGGCGGCTACGCCGCCCATCGCGGGCAAGCCCGCTCCCACAGGGAACGGGCCTGCCCGGGGTATCTCAGGCCCCTTTGGCCGAAGGCAGCTTCGACACCAGGCGCAGCGACACGGTCAGCCCTTCGAGCTGGTAGTGCGGGCGCAGGTAGAAGCGCGAGTTGTAGTAACCCGGGTTGCCTTCGACGTCCTCGACCACCACTTCGGCGGCCGCCAGCGGGTGCTGGGCCTTGGTGGTCTCGGTGGAGTGCGCCGGGTCGCCGTCGACGTAGTTGAGGATCCAGTCCTGCAGCCAGCGCTGCATCTCGTCCTTTTCCTTGAACGAGCCGATCTTGTCGCGAACGATGCACTTCAGGTAATGGGCGAAGCGGCAGGTGGCGAACAGGTACGGCAGGCGCGCAGCCAGGTTGGCGTTGGCGGTGGCGTCCGGGTCGTCGTATTCGGCCGGCTTCTGCAACGACTGGGCGCCGATGAAGGCGGCAAAGTCGGTGTTTTTCTTGTGCAGCAGGGGCATGAAGCCGTTCTTCGCCAGCTCCGCCTCGCGGCGGTCGGAAATGGCGATTTCGGTCGGGCACTTCATGTCCACGCCGCCGTCGTCGGTGGGGAAGGTGTGGGCCGGCAGGCCCTGCACTTCGCCGCCCGACTCCACGCCGCGGATGCGCGAGCACCAGCCGTAGTACTTGAACGAGCGGTTGATGTTCACCGCCATGGCGTAGGCGGCGTTGGCCCAGGTGTATTTGCTGCTGTCGGCACCGTCGGTGTCTTCTTCGAAGGCGAAGGCTTCCACCGGGTCGGTCTTGGCGCCATAGGGCAGGCGGGCCAAAAAGCGCGGCATGGTCAGGCCGATGTAGCGCGAGTCTTCCGACTCACGCAGCGAACGCCAGCCGGCGTATTCCGGGGTGGTGAAGATCTTGGTCAGGTCGCGCGGGTTGGACAGCTCCTGCCACGACCCCATGCCCATCACCGTCGGCGACGCGGCGCTGATGAACGGCGCGTGCATCGAGGCGCACACCTTGGACATCTCGCCCAGCAGCTCCACGTCGGGCGGCGACTGGTCGAAGTAGTAGTCGCCCACCAGGCAGCCGTAAGGCTCGCCGCCGAACTGGCCGTATTCTTCTTCGTAGAGCTTCTTGAACACCGGGCTCTGGTCCCAGGCGGTGCCCTTGAACTTCTTCAGGGTGCGGTGCAGGTCGTTCTTCGAGATGTTGAGCACGCGAATTTTCAGCTGCTCGTCGCTCTCGGTGTTGTTGACCAGGTAGTGCAGGCCACGCCAGGCGCTTTCCAGCTGCTGGAAGTCGTCGTGGTGGATGATCTGGTTCACCTGGGCGGTGAGCTTCTGGTCGATGGCGGCGATGATCTGCTCGATCGAGCCGATGGCATCGTTGGACACCAGGTTGGTCTGCGCCAGGGCCTGCTCGGCGAGGGTGCGCACGGCGCTCTCGACAGCTTCCTTGGCGCGTTCGGTCTTGGGCTTGAACTCCTGCAGCAGCAGGTTTGCGAACTCGCTTGGGTCCTGGGTGGCCGTTTGCTGGGCCTGGGTTTCGCGCAATGGGTCGTTCATGGGCTGGCTCCTCAGGCGCTCGGCTCGGAATCGGCGGGTTTCGGGGCGCTGGCCAGGGCCTGCAGCAGGGCCGGGTCCTTGATGGCCTTGAGGATGATGTCCTCGGCGCCGGTCTTGCCGTCCATGTAGGTCAGCAGGTTGGCCAGCTGGGTGCGGGCCTCGAGCAGCTGGTTCAGGGCATCGACCTTGCGCGCTACGGCGGCCGGGCTGAAGTCGTCCATGCTCTCGAAGGTGATGTCCAGGCTCAGGTTGCCTTCACCGGTCAGCTCGTTGGGCACGTTGAACGCCACCCGCGGCTTCATGGCTTTCAGGCGCGAGTCGAAGTTGTCGACGTCGATTTCCAGGAACTTGCGGTCGGCCACCGCCGGCAGCGGCTCGGCCGGCTTGCCGGCGAGGTCCGACAGCACGCCCATGACGAACGGCAACTGGACCTTCTTCTCGGCGCCGTACAGTTCGACGTCGTACTCGATCTGCACGCGCGGCGCGCGGTTGCGCGCGATGAATTTCTGGGAGCTGTCTTTCGCCACGTTGTTCCTCCTGGGCGCCGCTGCGGCGGCTCTGTTCGTTGCGGGCGTTCGGTTTTATGCGGCCTTGGGCGTTCAGTAGTCGCCGTCAGGGCCGCGCAGGTTCTCGAATTGCGACATGCCATCGGGGATCAGGTCGCGCACGATGGTCGCGAAATCGGCGTTGACCAGGTTCTTGGCCCGGCGCAGCAGCACCGGCAGCGGGCTCGAGGGCTCGTGGCGGGCGTAGTACTGCAGCAGGCGTTCGAGGCTTTGCAGCACGTCCTCGCGGCTGTTCACCTCGCCGGGGCGCGCGGCCGGGCGCGGCGCTGCGGCGGCGGGGGCTTGCGCGCTATCGTCGTTGGCGCTGTCGGCCGTCGCCTGGTCATCGCTGCCCAGCGGCGCTGCACCCTCCGGGCTGTAGTCGGCCAGCACCTGCTGCACCTGGCGCAGCGGCTGGCGCAGGGCCGAGAGGTCGACGCCGCTAGCCGAGCCGACCTGGTCGTTGACCCGGTGCTCGATGGCGTCCAGGGCTTCGCGGGCCACTTGCAGGGCGTGCAGGCACTGCTGCAGTTGCTCGGGGTCGGCGTCGCGCAGGGCGGCGGCGAGTTCTTCGGCGCTCAGCTGCTCGCTGGCAAAGTGCTGCACGCCAGCGGCATGCAGGGCGGCGCGCAGGCTTACCGGGCCGAAGGCGCGCGAACGCACCAGCACGGCGTCGCGCAGCAGGGCGATGTTGGTGTCGCAGACAAGGCCTGCCAGGGCGTTGACCCGCACCGTGGGGTCGTTGTCGTCGGCAGCGTCCAGTTGCGGGTGCAGGTACAGCCAGTACTCGCCCAGCAGGTCGCGGATCAGCTCGAGGCTCGCCGCCAGGCCCGGCAGGCCATGCAAGGCCAGGTTCGACTGCACCAGGAAGTGGGTGATGCGCAAATCCTTGCTGCGCTGCAGCAGGCCGGTGCACGCCTGTTCGATATCGCGCCACTGGGGTGGCTCGGCCGGTTGCACGGCATCGCCCATCACGCGCTCGGGGCGGCCCTGGGCATCACGCTCCAGTTGCAGAAAATCGGCGTCGTATTCGAGGTCTTCGCCGCAGGGGAAGTCGGCGGAAACTGCGGCGAGCAACTGCGGCGAGTTCACCAGAATTCGATCTCCATATCGGCCCGTGGTGGGGCAGTTGTTGGCGCTAAGTTGCTTTTGTGAACAAGCGCACAAACTTGTCAAAGAATGCGAAGTTGATATCAAGGTGATATCACTTTGGCACTCTGAAGTTGCGCATTTATGGTTTATTTGTAAACAAGTGTCAAGGTAAGCTACGCGCCGCGAGTGAGGGCTGTGAACTACTTGGCAGCCTGCGTTGTCCATGCGTCGGGTGCCATCAAAGTGCCTCGATTCTAGGATTAAATACGCCCTTCCAATCACCCTTTGTCGGTGTATTCCCCAATGTTTGCTGGGGTTTCTGCCGTTGGGCGGGGCGGGCTCGCAAAGCCATTCAAATGAATGGGCGCGTGTTTTAAATATATGCATGGAGGCATGATGGCACTTTGCCTAACTATCACCAGTTACCACAAGATCACGCCCGGGCAATGCCCGGAGAAGTTGCTGGAAACCGGTGCCATCACTGTTGGCCGTGCCGCGGATAATGACTGGGTACTTCCCGACCCAGAGCGCCTGGTGTCGTCGAAACATTGTGTGATCCAGTTCAAAGATGGGCGTTACTACCTCACCGATAACAGTACCAACGGTGTGGAATTGCTCAATGCCGGTATTCGCCTGCGCCGGGGTAACAGCGAGCCGTTGATGGACGGCGAAGTTATCCGTATTGGCGAGTATGAAATCCAGGCGCGCATCGACGCCGGCCACGCCATTACCACCGGCGGCCAGCCCGATGGCAACAGCTTCGAAGCGCTGATGGCCAACCAGGTGGCTGCACCGGCCATCCCCGCTGCACCCATTTCCGGCGCGCCCGCGGCCTTTTTGCAAGGGGCGTCGAGCCACGACACCCTGCCCGACCTGTTCGATTTTCTCGGCCCGGCCAGTGTGCCGCCGGCCAGCCAGCCGGACCACGTGCCGGCCCAGCAGCATGATTTTCGCCCGCCCACCCCGGTGGCGCCGCCAGCACCCGTGGCGCCGCCTGCCGCGCCGGGCGTGATCCCGGCGGACTGGGACCTGCTCGACAGCACGCCGGCGCCCGCACCCATTGCGCCGCCAGTGCCGATGCCGGAGCCGGTGCGCGCCGCCGAACCAGTTGCCGCCCCTGCGCCGATTCCAGCCCCGGCGCCAGCACCTGCCCCGGCGGCCAGCAGCGACGCTTTGCTGCAAGCCTTCCTGCGCGGCGCCGGTATCGATCACTTGCGTATCGACGCCCAGGACGCCGCCGCGCAGATGGAGGCCATCGGCCGCAGCTACCGCTTGATGGTCGAGGGCCTGATCGACGTATTGCGCGCGCGCAGCAGCCTGAAGGGCGAGTTCCGCATGCAGCAGACCAGCATCGCCCCGGTACAGAACAACCCGCTCAAGTTCGCCCCCAATGCCGAAGAGGCGCTGCTGTTGCTGCTGCGCCCCGGCAACCAGGCGTTCATGCCCCCCGACCAGGCGCTGCGCGACAGTTTCGACGACCTGCGCGCCCACCAGCTGGCGGTGATGGCCGGCGTGGAGGCGGCCATCAAGCACCTGCTGACGCGCTTCGAACCGGCCCGCCTGGAGCAGCGCCTGGCCCCGGCCGCGGGGCTGGCCAAGCTGTTCGGCGGTTCGCGCCAGGCCCATTGCTGGCAGCAGTTCACCGAGCTTTACGGGCAGATTTCCCGCGAGGCCGAGGACGACTTCCAGGACCTGTTCGGCCGCGAATTCAGCCGTGCCTACGAGGCCCACGGCAGCCGCCTGCAACGCAACTGAAGCCCTGCCTACAGGAAGAACACGACACGTCATGAGGACGAGGATGAACGCAACACGACTGATCGCCGCCCTGACCCTGGTGCTGCTTGGCGCCTGCAGCAAGGACGCGCCGGTCGAACCCGCCGCCGCAGACCCTGCCAGCGGCATCACCCTGTATTTCAGCGCCGCCGCCGGCCTGAACCCGGGCGCCACCGGCACCCCGGCGCCGGTACGGGTGCGCCTGTACGAGCTGAAAAACAGCGCAGCCTTTGCCCGCGCCGACTATTTCGCCCTGGCCGAACGGGCCCAGGCCACCCTGGCCGCCGACTTGATCGACCAGGACGAAGTACTGCTGCAGCCCGGCGAACAACTGCGCCTGGAGCGCCCGCTCAATCCGGCAACCCGCCAGCTCGGCCTGGTGGTCGGCTACCGCGAAATCGACCAGGCCCAGTGGCGCAGCGTGCTGCCGGTGCCGCCCCGTGATTATCAGATCAGCCTCGATGTGCGTGCCGTGCGCAGCGCCGTGGCCACCCCACAACCTGAGCCTGCCCGCTAGGCAATCGGAGTCCCCATGTCCTGGAACAATCGCGTGGTCTGGTCGGAAGGCATGTTCATCACGACCCAGCACTTCCAGCAGCACGACCGCTACCTGGAAAACTTCGTCGACGCCCGCAGCCGCCCGCTCAGCGCCGCCGCCTGGGGCTTTTCCGAGCTGCTCATCGACCAGGGCCTGCTGGCCCAGGGCAAGCTGGCGATCCTCAGCGCCCGAGGCCTTTTGCCTGACGGCACGCCGTTCGACATCCCCCGTGACGACCTGCCGCCGGCGCCGCTGGAGGTGCCGGACGAGCTGCGCGACGGGGTGATCTACCTGGGCTTGGCGCTCAAGCGTGCCGGCGCCCGCGATACCGTCGACGACGGCGAGGCCGCCGATGGCGCGCGCTATGTCAGCCGAATCAGCGAAGTACGCGACGACAACGCCCCGTTCGAAAACCGCGCACCGCTGGCCCTGGGCAGCCGCGCCCTGCGCCTGCTACGCGCCGAGGACGGCCTGAGCGACTACGCCGCGTTAGGTGTGGTGCGCATTCGTGAAAAGCGCGCCGACCGC is part of the Pseudomonas fakonensis genome and harbors:
- the tagH gene encoding type VI secretion system-associated FHA domain protein TagH; its protein translation is MALCLTITSYHKITPGQCPEKLLETGAITVGRAADNDWVLPDPERLVSSKHCVIQFKDGRYYLTDNSTNGVELLNAGIRLRRGNSEPLMDGEVIRIGEYEIQARIDAGHAITTGGQPDGNSFEALMANQVAAPAIPAAPISGAPAAFLQGASSHDTLPDLFDFLGPASVPPASQPDHVPAQQHDFRPPTPVAPPAPVAPPAAPGVIPADWDLLDSTPAPAPIAPPVPMPEPVRAAEPVAAPAPIPAPAPAPAPAASSDALLQAFLRGAGIDHLRIDAQDAAAQMEAIGRSYRLMVEGLIDVLRARSSLKGEFRMQQTSIAPVQNNPLKFAPNAEEALLLLLRPGNQAFMPPDQALRDSFDDLRAHQLAVMAGVEAAIKHLLTRFEPARLEQRLAPAAGLAKLFGGSRQAHCWQQFTELYGQISREAEDDFQDLFGREFSRAYEAHGSRLQRN
- the tssA gene encoding type VI secretion system protein TssA translates to MNSPQLLAAVSADFPCGEDLEYDADFLQLERDAQGRPERVMGDAVQPAEPPQWRDIEQACTGLLQRSKDLRITHFLVQSNLALHGLPGLAASLELIRDLLGEYWLYLHPQLDAADDNDPTVRVNALAGLVCDTNIALLRDAVLVRSRAFGPVSLRAALHAAGVQHFASEQLSAEELAAALRDADPEQLQQCLHALQVAREALDAIEHRVNDQVGSASGVDLSALRQPLRQVQQVLADYSPEGAAPLGSDDQATADSANDDSAQAPAAAAPRPAARPGEVNSREDVLQSLERLLQYYARHEPSSPLPVLLRRAKNLVNADFATIVRDLIPDGMSQFENLRGPDGDY
- the tssB gene encoding type VI secretion system contractile sheath small subunit, whose amino-acid sequence is MAKDSSQKFIARNRAPRVQIEYDVELYGAEKKVQLPFVMGVLSDLAGKPAEPLPAVADRKFLEIDVDNFDSRLKAMKPRVAFNVPNELTGEGNLSLDITFESMDDFSPAAVARKVDALNQLLEARTQLANLLTYMDGKTGAEDIILKAIKDPALLQALASAPKPADSEPSA
- the tssJ gene encoding type VI secretion system lipoprotein TssJ; this translates as MNATRLIAALTLVLLGACSKDAPVEPAAADPASGITLYFSAAAGLNPGATGTPAPVRVRLYELKNSAAFARADYFALAERAQATLAADLIDQDEVLLQPGEQLRLERPLNPATRQLGLVVGYREIDQAQWRSVLPVPPRDYQISLDVRAVRSAVATPQPEPAR
- the tssC gene encoding type VI secretion system contractile sheath large subunit, producing the protein MNDPLRETQAQQTATQDPSEFANLLLQEFKPKTERAKEAVESAVRTLAEQALAQTNLVSNDAIGSIEQIIAAIDQKLTAQVNQIIHHDDFQQLESAWRGLHYLVNNTESDEQLKIRVLNISKNDLHRTLKKFKGTAWDQSPVFKKLYEEEYGQFGGEPYGCLVGDYYFDQSPPDVELLGEMSKVCASMHAPFISAASPTVMGMGSWQELSNPRDLTKIFTTPEYAGWRSLRESEDSRYIGLTMPRFLARLPYGAKTDPVEAFAFEEDTDGADSSKYTWANAAYAMAVNINRSFKYYGWCSRIRGVESGGEVQGLPAHTFPTDDGGVDMKCPTEIAISDRREAELAKNGFMPLLHKKNTDFAAFIGAQSLQKPAEYDDPDATANANLAARLPYLFATCRFAHYLKCIVRDKIGSFKEKDEMQRWLQDWILNYVDGDPAHSTETTKAQHPLAAAEVVVEDVEGNPGYYNSRFYLRPHYQLEGLTVSLRLVSKLPSAKGA